CAACAACAAGAGGCGTATGATTTCTATAAACGTTGGAACGAACCTGATTTTCCGCGTTTTTTAATTGTTGAAATTCAGCATCCAACACCCTATTATGATGATTCCTATGCCGTGAATTCCGCTAGCCAGGGACCCTATGGTGATGCCATAACCCATGAGTTGGTTCCCTATATTGAAGAACAGTTTAGGGGTATTGGTGAAGGTTGGTCCCGGTTTTTATATGGAGGTTCCACTGGGGGCTGGGAAGCCCTGGCCGTGCAGGTGAACTATCCAGACGAATACAACGGTTGTTTTGCCGCCTGTCCGGATCCCATCGATTTTAGAGCGTATTGCTTGACCAATATTTATGAAGATAAGAATGCCTATTACTATGAAAGTGAACATAAGGAACGGGAGGTTCCCGCACATAGGGACTATTTGGGGCATGTACAGACCACCACTCGGGAATACAACCATTTGGAATTGGTATTGGGCACAAAGTCCCGTTCTGGGCAACAGTGGGATATTTGGGAGGCGACCTATTCCCCTCAAGGGGATGATGGTTATCCAGAACGTTTATGGGATAAAATGACGGGTGACATTAATCCGGAAGTGGCCAATTATTGGAGGGAAAACTATGACTTGCGCCATATTCTGGAACGGGATTGGGATAAATTGGGGGAGCAACTTAAAGGTAAGATCCATATTTATTGTGGGGATATGGACAACTACTACCTCAATAATGCAGTGTATCTCATGGAAGATTTCTTGGAAAGTACCACGGATCCGTATTATGGGGGCGAAGTGGATTATGGAGATCGGGCGGAACACTGTTGGAATGGCGACCAAGAAAATCCCAATCATATCAGCCGCTTGCGATATAATAGTATGTATGTGCCCAAAATAATGGAACGGATAGCTGAATCCGCACCCAAAAATGCGGATTTGACCAGTTGGAGATACCAATAACGTCATGGGAAGAACGAACAAATTAGCGTGGTTTGTGTTTGCCTTTTTGGCCATTGGTGTGGGCCTTTATCCAATGGCTTATTTTTTTGTTGCCGGCAAGTTTGGTCTGCTGTATTCCAAGTCTGATGCCCTTTTGGCAAATACGCTATGGAACATCGGTTTTTATGGCCACATTACTTTTGGCGGTTTGGCGTTATTGACGGGTTGGTCCCAGTTCAGTAAGAAGTTGCGGAACAAACGTTTGCAATTGCACCGCAATCTGGGAAAAATCTATGTAGGTTCCGTGGTGATAAGTGGAATCTGCGCTGTGGGCATAGGATTTTTTGCTACGGGAGGATGGGTAAGCGCATCCGGTTTTGTTCTTTTGGGACTGATTTGGCTATACACTACACTATCGGCCTATGCCGCCATTCGCAGAAAGGATATGGCATTACATCAGGGAATGATGATTTATAGCTACGCCGCTTGCTTTGCCGCAGTAACATTGAGAATATGGCTGCCATTACTGCAATTTACCTTTGGGGAGTTTTTGATTGCCTATAAAATTGTGGCCTGGCTCTGTTGGGTGCCGAATATGGTATTTGCTTTTTTCTGGGTAAAAAAAGAGGTCTGGTATTAGGGTGATGCTTTGTAGTGGAAGTATCTTTAAGCCGGAAAACAATTTGACAATACATACATATGAAGTTTAGAAGGTTTGGTAGAACGGATTGGCAGGTAAGTGAAATAGGTTATGGTATGTGGGGCATGGGGGGTTGGAAGGAATCCGATGACCGACAATCCGCAAAATCATTGGACTTGGCCGTGGAAAATGGCGTAAATTTTTTTGATACGGCATGGGGTTACGGAGAAGGACATAGCGAAAAACTTCTGGGGGCATTGGTGCGAAGGCACCCAAATACAAAATTGTACACGGCAAGCAAGATACCTCCCAAAAATTTTAAGTGGCCGGCCAAACCGGAATATCGGTTTGAAGATTCATACCCACGGGAACATATCGTGGAATACACAGAGAAGACCTTGCAAAATTTGGGATTGGAACAAATAGATCTGATGCAGTTGCATACTTGGGACGATACCTGGGCCGAAAGGGAAGAATGGCAACGCGCCATTGAGGATTTAAAAACATCGGGCAAGGTAGTCGCCATGGGAATAAGTATGAATCGATGGGAGCCCGAAAATGGCATTGCGGCCTTACACACCAAAAAACTGGATGCGGTACAGGTGATCTACAACATTTTTGACCAAGCCCCTGAGGATAAACTTTTTCCCATT
The sequence above is a segment of the Muricauda sp. SCSIO 64092 genome. Coding sequences within it:
- a CDS encoding alpha/beta hydrolase-fold protein; its protein translation is MKYPLIVLALVWLCVTSCENPTGGRTIAVSFSENANGQSLDGRLLLLLSTNDEKEPRFQINAGLHTQLVFGMDVEGMQPGQQLIFDETTFGFPYPSLADVPSGEYYVQALLHTYETFNLSTGHTVKLPMDNGEGQQWNRSPGNLYSTPFKITIGDNGVKDVDVVMDQVIPPIEEPRDTEWVKHIKIKSEKLSEFWGRDMYLGAHVLLPKGFEEHPEAKYPLMIFHGHFPDDFGGFRTTPPDSDLKPDYSARFGVEGYNIIQQQEAYDFYKRWNEPDFPRFLIVEIQHPTPYYDDSYAVNSASQGPYGDAITHELVPYIEEQFRGIGEGWSRFLYGGSTGGWEALAVQVNYPDEYNGCFAACPDPIDFRAYCLTNIYEDKNAYYYESEHKEREVPAHRDYLGHVQTTTREYNHLELVLGTKSRSGQQWDIWEATYSPQGDDGYPERLWDKMTGDINPEVANYWRENYDLRHILERDWDKLGEQLKGKIHIYCGDMDNYYLNNAVYLMEDFLESTTDPYYGGEVDYGDRAEHCWNGDQENPNHISRLRYNSMYVPKIMERIAESAPKNADLTSWRYQ
- a CDS encoding aldo/keto reductase, whose amino-acid sequence is MKFRRFGRTDWQVSEIGYGMWGMGGWKESDDRQSAKSLDLAVENGVNFFDTAWGYGEGHSEKLLGALVRRHPNTKLYTASKIPPKNFKWPAKPEYRFEDSYPREHIVEYTEKTLQNLGLEQIDLMQLHTWDDTWAEREEWQRAIEDLKTSGKVVAMGISMNRWEPENGIAALHTKKLDAVQVIYNIFDQAPEDKLFPICQELDIAVIARVPFDEGTLTGNLTKETTFPEGDWRGTYFVPENLMASVEKADALRPIVPEGMTMAEMALRFILMNKTVGTVIPGMRKERNVLANTTTSDGMGLPSELFNTLRSHRWDRKPTAWSQ
- a CDS encoding DUF2306 domain-containing protein; this encodes MGRTNKLAWFVFAFLAIGVGLYPMAYFFVAGKFGLLYSKSDALLANTLWNIGFYGHITFGGLALLTGWSQFSKKLRNKRLQLHRNLGKIYVGSVVISGICAVGIGFFATGGWVSASGFVLLGLIWLYTTLSAYAAIRRKDMALHQGMMIYSYAACFAAVTLRIWLPLLQFTFGEFLIAYKIVAWLCWVPNMVFAFFWVKKEVWY